The proteins below come from a single Fodinicola acaciae genomic window:
- a CDS encoding glycine betaine ABC transporter substrate-binding protein translates to MRPVTGLRSPALRVLAAPVALVLAATLALTGCGLQTGSAYVANVQPASIKEIPALKGQPIVVGSKDFDEQLVIGAIAVIALKAAGAGVIDRTNIKGSDSQRRALLAGGVDLEWEYTGTGWLSYLQQAKPIQDSHQQWLAVKKADAKNGITWLPPAPLDNTYAFAVTPENQKKYNLHKISDIGRLIKENPQAATFCVESEFAARPDGIPGVEKTYGFKVPNPSQNIQTMATGLVYNRTDQGACTFGEVFTTDGRIGGLGLKLLDDDRQFFPIYNAAIVVRTEVFQKYPQIADLFAPISKALTSEESLKLTTKVTVQGQDPTLTALQWMVDKGFVRSSDAKDGGQT, encoded by the coding sequence ATGCGACCTGTCACCGGACTGCGATCACCGGCTTTGCGCGTCCTCGCGGCACCGGTCGCACTGGTGCTGGCCGCGACCCTGGCGCTGACCGGTTGCGGTCTGCAGACCGGATCGGCGTACGTGGCCAACGTACAGCCGGCCTCCATCAAGGAAATCCCGGCGCTGAAGGGCCAGCCGATCGTCGTAGGTTCGAAGGACTTCGACGAGCAGCTCGTCATCGGCGCCATCGCGGTGATCGCGTTGAAGGCCGCCGGCGCCGGCGTCATCGACCGTACGAACATCAAGGGGTCGGACAGCCAGCGGCGCGCGCTGCTGGCCGGTGGCGTGGACCTGGAATGGGAATACACCGGCACCGGCTGGCTTTCCTATCTGCAGCAGGCAAAGCCGATCCAGGACTCTCACCAGCAGTGGCTGGCGGTCAAGAAAGCGGACGCCAAGAACGGCATCACCTGGCTGCCACCGGCGCCGTTGGACAACACGTACGCCTTCGCCGTGACACCGGAGAACCAGAAGAAATACAACCTGCACAAGATCTCCGACATCGGCCGACTGATCAAGGAAAACCCGCAGGCGGCGACTTTCTGTGTGGAGAGCGAGTTCGCCGCGCGGCCGGACGGCATCCCGGGCGTGGAGAAGACGTACGGCTTCAAGGTGCCCAACCCGTCGCAGAACATCCAGACGATGGCGACCGGCCTGGTCTACAACCGTACGGACCAGGGGGCCTGCACCTTCGGCGAGGTTTTCACCACCGATGGCCGGATCGGCGGCCTCGGACTGAAACTGCTCGACGACGACCGTCAGTTTTTCCCCATCTACAACGCGGCCATCGTCGTACGCACCGAGGTTTTCCAGAAATACCCGCAGATCGCCGACCTGTTCGCGCCGATCTCCAAGGCGTTGACCAGTGAGGAAAGCCTGAAGCTGACCACCAAGGTGACCGTGCAGGGGCAGGACCCGACGCTGACCGCGTTGCAGTGGATGGTCGACAAGGGGTTCGTCCGCAGCTCGGACGCCAAGGACGGCGGCCAGACGTAA
- a CDS encoding ABC transporter permease, whose amino-acid sequence MAVTTLDPSDVSAEVARGEEPRRQSGRRLLFTPVALLVLGVAYLVYAFAIPKDAIELQYITGAKIGWLTWQHVLLTITSAALVIVIGIPLGILLTRRPLRFLAAPITLIANLGQAIPVIGLLVLLAVLFVQAGFFGFWLTVTACVLYGILPVLRNTITGIDALDPALIEAARGIGMTPWRVLTRVELPLAVPYILAGLRTTLVLVVGVATLGTFVSAGGLGDLISVGITLQRPILLFTGGVLAVLLALFIDWIGGIVERFLTPKGL is encoded by the coding sequence ATGGCTGTCACCACTCTCGACCCATCCGACGTCTCGGCCGAGGTCGCCAGAGGCGAGGAGCCGCGCCGGCAGAGCGGCCGGCGGCTGCTGTTCACGCCGGTCGCGCTGCTGGTGCTCGGTGTGGCGTATCTGGTGTACGCCTTCGCCATCCCGAAGGACGCCATCGAGCTGCAGTACATCACCGGCGCCAAGATCGGCTGGCTGACCTGGCAGCACGTCCTGCTGACCATCACCTCGGCGGCGCTGGTCATCGTGATCGGCATCCCGCTCGGCATCCTCCTGACCCGCCGGCCGCTGCGTTTCCTGGCCGCGCCGATCACGCTGATCGCCAACCTCGGCCAGGCCATCCCGGTGATCGGCCTGCTGGTGCTGCTGGCCGTGCTGTTCGTGCAGGCCGGCTTCTTCGGCTTCTGGCTCACCGTCACAGCCTGCGTCCTCTACGGCATCCTGCCGGTGCTGCGCAACACCATCACCGGCATCGACGCGCTGGACCCCGCTCTGATCGAGGCGGCCCGCGGCATCGGCATGACGCCGTGGCGCGTGCTGACCCGGGTCGAGCTGCCGCTGGCCGTGCCGTACATCCTGGCCGGCCTGCGTACGACGCTGGTGCTGGTCGTCGGCGTGGCGACCCTCGGCACCTTCGTCAGCGCCGGCGGCCTCGGCGACCTGATCAGCGTCGGCATCACGTTGCAACGGCCGATCCTGCTGTTCACCGGTGGCGTGCTGGCGGTGTTGCTGGCGCTGTTCATCGACTGGATCGGCGGCATCGTCGAGCGTTTCCTGACACCGAAGGGGCTGTGA
- a CDS encoding ABC transporter ATP-binding protein has protein sequence MSESTVVERKNDGGRAVHGAPIELEHVTKRYAGQQQPAVDDFSMHVNAGEIVVFVGPSGCGKTTTMKMINRLIEPTSGKIMLGDQDVTRLEAAELRRRIGYAIQQVGLFPHMTIAQNVAQVPTMLRWDKQRIRARVDEMLDLTGLDPDTFRHRYPRQLSGGQQQRVGVARALAADPPVLLMDEPFGAVDPITRGNLQDELLNLQSQLGKTIVFVTHDFDEAIKLGDRIAVLGNQSKILQYDTPEAILAAPADDTVAGFVGGGATIRQLGLRRVSDLELGTVPTAQVGVDAAEARKLIGSERYLLLLDKNKRPAEWVHARNLANATGSIRSGGHHVGDTVARRSTLVDALDAILTEGGGYAAVTGERGEYVGIVRIDQIMNKITEIREAQENHSGEGES, from the coding sequence GTGTCTGAGTCCACCGTCGTGGAGCGCAAGAACGACGGCGGCCGTGCCGTACACGGCGCGCCGATCGAGCTCGAGCACGTCACGAAGCGGTACGCCGGTCAGCAACAACCGGCCGTCGACGACTTCTCCATGCACGTCAACGCCGGTGAGATCGTCGTCTTCGTCGGGCCGTCCGGCTGCGGCAAGACGACCACCATGAAGATGATCAACCGGCTGATCGAGCCGACCTCCGGCAAGATCATGCTCGGGGACCAGGACGTGACCCGCCTGGAGGCCGCCGAGCTGCGCCGCCGGATCGGATACGCGATCCAGCAGGTCGGCCTGTTCCCGCACATGACCATCGCGCAAAACGTCGCGCAGGTGCCGACGATGCTGCGCTGGGACAAGCAGCGGATCAGGGCCAGGGTCGACGAGATGCTCGACCTGACCGGCCTGGACCCGGACACCTTCCGGCACCGCTATCCGCGTCAGCTCTCCGGTGGTCAGCAGCAGCGCGTCGGCGTGGCGCGCGCGCTCGCCGCCGACCCGCCGGTGCTGCTGATGGACGAGCCGTTCGGCGCGGTCGACCCGATCACCCGCGGCAACCTGCAGGACGAGCTGCTCAACCTGCAGAGCCAGCTGGGCAAGACGATCGTGTTCGTCACGCACGACTTCGACGAGGCCATCAAGCTCGGCGACCGGATCGCGGTGCTCGGCAACCAGTCCAAGATCCTGCAGTACGACACGCCGGAGGCGATCCTGGCCGCGCCGGCCGACGACACCGTCGCCGGTTTCGTCGGCGGTGGCGCGACGATCCGGCAGCTCGGCCTGCGCCGGGTCAGCGACCTGGAGCTCGGTACGGTGCCGACCGCGCAGGTCGGCGTCGATGCCGCCGAGGCACGCAAACTGATCGGCTCCGAGCGCTATCTTTTGTTGCTGGACAAGAACAAGCGTCCGGCCGAGTGGGTGCACGCGCGTAACCTCGCCAACGCCACCGGCAGCATCCGCTCCGGCGGCCACCACGTCGGCGACACGGTCGCGCGGCGCTCGACGCTGGTCGACGCGCTCGACGCGATCCTCACCGAAGGCGGCGGCTATGCGGCGGTCACCGGCGAGCGCGGCGAGTACGTCGGGATCGTACGGATCGACCAGATCATGAACAAGATCACCGAGATCCGCGAGGCGCAGGAGAACCACAGCGGAGAAGGCGAGAGCTGA
- a CDS encoding ABC transporter permease, whose protein sequence is MSGFLGEFWGYLTSRSQQLIFDSTMHASAVAQSMLLAIVIAVAIGILVYRSERLTNIAVASTSTILTFPSFALLGLLIPFLGLGVRPTVTALVLYALLPIVRNTVVGLRGVDPAMTEAAQGIGMPRWRVLALVELPLAWPAILAGIRVSTQMTMGIAALAAFAAGPGLGNQILGGLNRIGATNAVSEALAGTLGVAILAILFDIVLIIIGRLTISRGIRV, encoded by the coding sequence ATGAGCGGTTTTCTGGGGGAATTCTGGGGTTATCTGACATCCCGCTCCCAACAGCTCATCTTCGACAGCACCATGCATGCCAGCGCGGTCGCGCAGAGCATGCTGCTGGCCATCGTCATCGCCGTCGCGATCGGCATCCTGGTCTACCGCAGCGAGCGGCTGACCAACATCGCGGTGGCCAGCACCAGCACGATCCTGACCTTCCCCTCGTTCGCGTTGCTCGGCCTGCTGATCCCGTTCCTCGGGTTGGGCGTACGGCCGACGGTCACCGCGTTGGTGCTCTACGCGCTGCTGCCGATCGTCCGCAACACGGTCGTCGGCCTGCGCGGTGTCGACCCGGCGATGACCGAGGCCGCACAGGGCATCGGCATGCCGCGGTGGCGCGTACTGGCGCTGGTCGAGCTGCCGCTGGCCTGGCCGGCGATCCTCGCCGGCATCCGGGTGAGCACGCAGATGACCATGGGGATCGCCGCGCTGGCCGCCTTCGCCGCCGGTCCCGGCCTGGGAAACCAGATCCTCGGCGGCCTGAACCGGATCGGCGCCACCAACGCGGTCAGCGAGGCGCTCGCCGGCACGCTCGGCGTCGCCATCCTGGCCATCCTGTTCGACATCGTGCTGATCATCATCGGCCGGCTGACCATCTCAAGGGGGATCCGTGTCTGA
- the clpS gene encoding ATP-dependent Clp protease adapter ClpS, translating to MDPMATFPRTTATVPGAPAGATATAEPDAVVFEDTTAEADPPWLTIVWNDPVNLMSYVTYVFQKVFGYSKQKATRLMLDVHQKGRAVVSRGSHDEMEADVAKLHAYGLWATVSRDS from the coding sequence ATGGATCCGATGGCTACGTTTCCGCGGACAACCGCAACCGTTCCCGGCGCGCCGGCCGGTGCCACCGCGACCGCCGAGCCGGACGCCGTGGTCTTCGAGGACACCACCGCCGAGGCCGACCCGCCGTGGCTCACCATCGTGTGGAACGATCCGGTCAACCTGATGTCCTACGTGACGTACGTGTTCCAGAAGGTTTTCGGCTATTCCAAGCAGAAAGCGACCCGGTTGATGCTGGACGTCCACCAGAAGGGACGCGCCGTCGTGTCGCGCGGCAGCCACGACGAGATGGAGGCCGACGTGGCGAAGCTGCACGCGTACGGCCTGTGGGCCACCGTCTCGCGGGACAGCTGA
- a CDS encoding DUF2017 domain-containing protein, with the protein MLGFHRSGERIVAYFDGIEAEVFRHFAGQMLMLLGADPDDPAASGVPDPFEQLAGLGEVTEPPEDPALHRLLPDAYKDDPEASGRARAFTEDALRAGKVERMRMLYDGLPEDGGEVSLTDEQADGWLRALTDLRLVLAVRLEIEDDETAEERLEDAFASADQAVAGTAAMYQYAGLLSETLVSALMGTTPDFSDDDL; encoded by the coding sequence GTGCTGGGTTTCCACCGCTCCGGTGAGCGGATCGTCGCGTACTTCGACGGCATCGAGGCCGAGGTGTTCCGGCACTTCGCCGGCCAGATGCTGATGCTGCTCGGCGCCGACCCGGACGACCCGGCGGCCAGTGGGGTGCCGGACCCGTTCGAGCAGCTGGCCGGGCTCGGCGAGGTGACCGAGCCGCCGGAGGACCCGGCGCTGCACCGGCTGCTGCCGGACGCGTACAAGGACGACCCGGAGGCCTCCGGCCGCGCGCGTGCCTTCACCGAGGACGCGCTGCGCGCCGGCAAGGTCGAGCGGATGCGGATGTTGTACGACGGCCTGCCCGAGGACGGCGGCGAGGTGTCGCTGACCGACGAGCAGGCCGACGGCTGGCTGCGTGCGCTGACCGACCTGCGGCTGGTGTTGGCCGTACGCCTGGAGATCGAGGACGACGAGACGGCCGAGGAACGGCTGGAGGACGCCTTCGCCTCCGCCGACCAGGCAGTCGCCGGCACCGCCGCCATGTACCAGTACGCCGGCCTGCTGTCCGAGACGCTGGTGTCGGCCCTGATGGGGACGACTCCCGACTTCTCCGACGACGACCTCTGA
- a CDS encoding Mov34/MPN/PAD-1 family protein, which translates to MLKLTRQVYDAIVAHARKDHPDEACGLVTGPAGSDLAERVIPMLNAERSPTFYRFDDNEWNRVYQQIDDRDDEITVVYHSHTATEAYPSRTDVSYADGYAQLLPNPHYVLVSTRDAETVEFRSYRIVAGEVTEEDVEITESSDT; encoded by the coding sequence GTGCTGAAGCTGACGCGGCAGGTGTACGACGCGATCGTCGCGCACGCTCGTAAGGACCACCCCGACGAGGCGTGTGGGCTGGTCACCGGGCCGGCCGGCAGCGACCTGGCCGAGCGGGTGATCCCGATGCTCAACGCCGAGCGGTCGCCGACCTTCTACCGGTTCGACGACAACGAGTGGAACAGGGTCTATCAGCAGATCGACGACCGCGACGACGAGATCACCGTGGTCTACCACTCGCACACGGCGACCGAGGCCTATCCGTCGCGTACGGACGTGAGCTATGCCGACGGCTATGCGCAGCTGCTGCCCAACCCGCACTATGTGCTGGTCAGCACGCGTGACGCGGAGACCGTCGAGTTCCGCTCGTACCGGATCGTGGCCGGCGAGGTCACCGAGGAAGACGTCGAGATCACGGAATCATCCGACACCTGA
- a CDS encoding MoaD/ThiS family protein has product MAIEVRIPTILRTYTGGAKTVSGSGDTLDALLTDLDGQHAGLRGRLITESGDLHRFVNIYVNDEDVRFTGALETKLSDGDSVTILPAVAGG; this is encoded by the coding sequence ATGGCCATCGAGGTACGCATCCCGACCATCCTGCGCACGTACACCGGCGGCGCGAAGACCGTCAGCGGCTCGGGCGACACGCTCGACGCGCTGCTGACCGACCTCGACGGCCAGCACGCCGGCCTGCGCGGCCGGCTGATCACCGAGTCCGGTGACCTGCACCGCTTCGTCAACATCTACGTCAACGACGAGGACGTACGGTTCACCGGCGCGCTGGAGACCAAGCTCAGCGACGGCGACTCGGTCACCATCCTGCCGGCCGTCGCCGGCGGCTGA